A single genomic interval of Schistocerca americana isolate TAMUIC-IGC-003095 chromosome 2, iqSchAmer2.1, whole genome shotgun sequence harbors:
- the LOC124596636 gene encoding locustin, protein MKACLLVILLIGAVACMADAATTSCSCPQCIIFDPICASSYKNGRRGFSSGCHMRCYNKCHGTDYFQISKGSKCI, encoded by the exons ATGAAGGCCTGCCTACTGGTTATCCTGCTTATCG GCGCTGTCGCTTGCATGGCGGACGCAGCGACCACGAGCTGCTCGTGCCCGCAGTGCATCATCTTCGACCCCATCTGCGCCAGCAGCTACAAGAACGGACGTCGCGGCTTCAGCAGCGGCTGCCACATGCGTTGCTACAACAAATGTCACGGCACAG aTTACTTCCAGATCAGTAAGGGAAGCAAATGTATATGA